The following proteins come from a genomic window of bacterium:
- a CDS encoding IclR family transcriptional regulator has protein sequence REITTPYLKKICEKAKETVELIIPDKGEILYIDKIESPQSIKLVAQIGSRYKTLHASAPGKVLLAYNNYVFEKFLKNRKLEKITEKTITNKMKLKKEIEKVRENGWAYDIGEARIDVTRISAPIFDYDGNLIGIIGIAGPSYRIDKKKIDEFGNYLKKVCDEISEKLGYKKEG, from the coding sequence AGAGAAATAACAACTCCATACTTAAAAAAAATCTGTGAAAAAGCAAAAGAAACAGTTGAATTGATTATACCTGATAAAGGGGAGATATTATACATAGATAAGATAGAAAGTCCACAATCAATAAAACTTGTTGCACAAATTGGTTCAAGATATAAAACACTTCATGCATCTGCTCCTGGAAAAGTTCTTCTTGCATATAATAATTATGTTTTTGAAAAATTTTTAAAAAATAGAAAACTTGAAAAAATTACAGAAAAAACAATCACAAATAAAATGAAATTGAAAAAAGAAATAGAAAAAGTTAGGGAAAATGGATGGGCATATGATATTGGTGAAGCAAGAATAGATGTTACAAGGATATCCGCACCTATTTTTGATTATGATGGAAATCTAATAGGAATTATTGGTATAGCAGGTCCATCGTACAGGATAGACAAAAAAAAGATTGATGAGTTTGGAAATTATTTGAAAAAAGTTTGTGATGAAATTTCAGAAAAATTAGGATATAAAAAGGAGGGATAA
- a CDS encoding sulfatase, translated as MNLIIVISDTLRRDFLGCYGNRWISTPNIDKFAENSIVFDNAYIGSFPTVPNRHEILTGKFVFTYHKWAPVPEKDITIPKILKEKKYVSMGIFDTPHPFAPGMNYQRDFDGWILIRGQEHDKYITEPVDVKLPCKPEKLRNPYTTVVQYLKNVSERKYEEDYFCAQTFIESTRWIERNYKHEKFFLYIDTFDPHEPWDPPKYFVDMYDPGYKGEEVIYPRYGSTDVLTDDEVKHCRALYAGEVSLVDRWFGYFLRRVGDTGLLKNTCIIFTADHGFYLGEHNLIGKSIIKENYHTYAPLYEEVVRIPLIIYLPGRKHKRIKSYVQPPDITKTILDIAGAEIPSDIHGKSLLPLIDGKNKNIRDFVVSAPSIIHGSSAGEKITLTDKSGWCLIYESEKGEKYSIKAVDSIERETLKGSKKENELYFLPEDQYQKKNLVKENKKVFESLKEKLIKFLYKVKTDEKIINMWK; from the coding sequence ATGAATTTGATTATTGTTATATCAGATACTTTAAGAAGGGATTTTTTGGGCTGTTATGGGAATAGATGGATTTCTACTCCTAATATTGATAAGTTTGCTGAAAATTCTATTGTTTTTGATAATGCTTATATTGGTTCTTTTCCTACTGTTCCGAATAGGCATGAAATTTTAACAGGTAAATTTGTTTTTACATATCATAAGTGGGCTCCAGTTCCTGAAAAAGATATAACAATCCCTAAAATTCTAAAAGAGAAAAAATATGTAAGTATGGGTATATTTGATACTCCACATCCATTTGCACCTGGAATGAATTATCAGAGAGATTTTGATGGTTGGATTTTAATAAGGGGACAGGAGCATGATAAATACATAACCGAGCCAGTTGATGTTAAATTACCATGTAAACCAGAAAAGTTAAGGAATCCATATACTACAGTTGTTCAGTATCTTAAAAATGTATCTGAAAGAAAGTATGAAGAAGATTATTTCTGTGCCCAGACATTTATTGAAAGTACAAGATGGATAGAAAGGAATTACAAGCATGAAAAGTTTTTTCTTTATATAGATACATTTGACCCACATGAGCCATGGGACCCACCAAAATATTTTGTTGATATGTATGACCCGGGATATAAAGGCGAAGAGGTGATTTATCCAAGATATGGAAGTACTGATGTTTTAACAGATGATGAAGTAAAACATTGCAGGGCTTTATATGCTGGTGAGGTTTCTCTTGTTGATAGATGGTTTGGATATTTTTTAAGAAGGGTAGGGGATACAGGTCTTTTAAAAAATACCTGTATTATATTTACTGCTGACCATGGATTTTATCTTGGAGAACACAATCTGATAGGAAAATCTATCATAAAAGAAAATTATCATACTTATGCTCCTTTATATGAGGAAGTCGTAAGAATTCCTCTTATAATTTATTTACCTGGAAGAAAACATAAAAGAATAAAATCATATGTTCAACCACCTGATATAACAAAAACCATTCTTGATATTGCAGGGGCAGAAATTCCTTCTGATATTCATGGGAAATCACTTTTACCTTTAATTGATGGAAAAAATAAAAATATAAGGGATTTTGTTGTTTCAGCACCTTCTATAATACATGGTTCTTCTGCCGGTGAAAAAATAACATTAACTGATAAAAGTGGTTGGTGTTTGATTTATGAGAGTGAAAAGGGCGAAAAATACAGTATAAAGGCAGTTGATTCAATTGAAAGAGAGACACTTAAAGGAAGCAAAAAAGAAAATGAACTTTATTTCCTGCCAGAAGACCAGTATCAGAAGAAGAATTTGGTAAAGGAAAACAAAAAAGTTTTTGAGAGTTTAAAAGAAAAGTTAATAAAATTTCTTTATAAGGTCAAAACAGATGAAAAAATAATAAATATGTGGAAATAA